The nucleotide sequence TGCTCGTAGACCTTGCCCATGAAGTCAGCGTCGAAGGCGCGGGCGCCGCCTTCGCGGTAGCCGCCTCGAAGGTAATCACCGACGGCGGCGGGGCCGCCCGCGTACACCTTCCAAGCGCCGCGCTGCCAGAGCAGAAACTTGACGATCCGCTCCGCATACGGCAGGTTGAGTTCAAACCGTGGATCCCCCGGGGGAAAAACGATCGTCTCGTAGACGGATACCGAACCGTCCGCGCGTTCGAGGCCGAGTTTCAGCGGGATGCCGCCGCTTTCCGCCGCCGCCTTCCTGAAGGCGCGATTCACGAGAGAGGCTGGCGTAAAGTCCGGATCCAAAGGTGGCGTAAAGGCCGGACGAACGTCAAAGCCGGATGTCCAATTCACAACAGATACTCCTTGCGGGCTCCCCAAAAGCGGGGGGCGGTACTTGGCGGCTACAAAAACTATTGTATGGTGGCCGTGCGCATGTCTACTCGGATGGGGGTTTGGAAGTCCGGGTGGCGCGTTCGCCGGCGTACAGAACGCCGCGCGTTCGCCGGCGGCCAACCGGGCGAGCGGCCGCCACGGGGCGCCGGAGGCTTTTCTCGCGGGCGCATCACATAACCTATACTGGATTGTCTACATCGTTCCTAGAAAGGAAAACGCATTTGAAACACTGGATATTGGGCGCGGCCGTCCTCGCGGCAGGTCTGATTTTCGCCAATTCCCCCGCGGGAGCATTCCCGCCCGCCGCTCCGGCAGACCCGCACGCGGTACGGCCCGTCGGCTCGCCCCATGGCCCCAATCCGCTGAACCTTACCCCCGCGCAGCAGAAGAAGTTTGCGGCGTTGCAGATGAAATACCAGCCGCAGGCCATCAAGGCGATTCGGGGCGCGAAGACATCCGCGGATGTGCGGAAGAGACTGGCGCCCCTTGAGAAAAAGATGAATACGGAAGTGATGGCGATTCTCACGCCTGCCCAGCAGAAGAAATTCCGTGCGCTCAGGGCGGAAGCCGCGATGCGGGACAAAGCCGCCGCTGCTCACGCCGGGGTCGCCCCCAGGAAATAGCAGGCATCGGTACGCGCCGGGGAGACCACGGCCAATCGGCTTGAGAAAGCGTGACGCTGTGGTCGTCCCCGCAACGGCCTCCGGATGGGCGGTCGGATCGGAAAAGGGAAATCAAAATGAAGATACGGTTTGGCACGATGGCGGCGACGGGCATCGCTGTGCTGGCGCTGGCAACGGCGGCGCTGGCCTTTCCGGCGCAACCGGCGAATCCGCTGGGTTTGACCCCGGCTCAGAAGGAAAAGATCACCGCGATCAACAAGAAGGCGCGCGCAGAGGTCGCTGCGGTTCAGATGGGAACGGGAAAGCGGGAGGAGAAGACCGCCAAGATCGCACAGCTCACCCGGAAGTACGATGACGATGCTATGGCGGTGCTCACTCCGACCCAGCGCGCGAAGGTCCAGGCGCGCCGGCAGGCGAGGTTGAAGCAGATTCAGCAGATCCTGGCGGTCCAGAAAACTCTGACGCCCCAACAGAAGGCCAAGGCGCAGGCCATCAATGCGCGAATCGGGGCCAAGGCGCGGAAGATCCAGTCCGACCCCAAGCTGTCCGATGCACAGAAGAGGGCGCAATACATGGCGCTGCAGAAAGAGCAGCAGGCCGCTGAGTTGGCCATCCTCACCAACAAGCAGCGCGCCGCCCTGCCGAAATAACCTCCCAATGGCGAACCTCTTGGGCAGGGCCTTCACGCGGCGTGAGATCGAACAGCGCGTCGGGTGCATGGATCAATTAGCGTTCATCAGGCCCATGGCTCTGACCGATGGGCGAGGGCATGGCGTCCGAGGCTTCCAGGTCTCCACCGGGGGAGGGCTCGAGTTCAACGTTCTCGCGGACAGGTGCCTGGATATCCTGGATTTCCGGCACAACGGGCGCTCATTGTGCTGGCATTCCGGGGTGGGGCCGGTGTCCCCGGCGTACTATGAGGCCGAGGGCGACAACTTCCTTCGGTCGTTCTTCGGGGGGATGCTGACAACGGGCGGGCTGACGAACGCCGGCAGCGCTTGCGAGGACGAAGGCAGAGCCTACCCCTTGCACGGCCGCATCGCCAACACCCCGGCGGAGCGCGTTCGATGGAGCGCCGGCTGGGAAGGCGACGAGTACGTGCTGCGGATCGCCGGCGAGGTCCGCGAGACGCGCGTTTTCGGTCCGCGCCTGGTCCTCAAACGGCAGATCCGGACGGTACTGGGATCGTCATCCGTGACGATTGAGGACACCGTTGAGAACGAGGGGTTCAGCGAAGAGCCGTTCCTGCTCCTCTACCACGTCAACGCCGGGTTCCCCGTGCTGGACGAAGGATCTGAGGTGCGCATCGATTCGCGAGTCACGCCGCTGGGCGAGTTCGCCGCGTCCGGTCTCGATGCGTGGACGCGGGCGATCGCGCCTGTCCATAACATCGCCGAACAGTGCTACGTTCACGACGTTGTGCCGGACGCGGAGGGGATGGCGCAGGCGGAGCTCTGGAACGAGCGGATCGGGCTGGGCTTTCGCGTGCGCTATCGCAAGGCGGAGCTGCCGCACCTGTGGCAGTGGAAAATGATGGCGGAGCGGGACTATGTGATGGGGCTGGAACCCGTGAACTGCGGTCCCGGCGGGCGCGCGGCCGCCCGCGCCGCGAACCAGGTTGGCATCCTGCCCCCGCGCGGTTCCATCACGCATCGCGTCGTGCTGGAAGCGTTCGAGGGCTGAGAGTGCCCGTTGGCCTTGGCTTCAATCCCAGTTCTCGTGACGCGGGCGCCCCGGTACAGGCGCGCAGTGCGAGACGACTGACCGCCATCTGCCATTGATTTCTCACCGTCGGACGGGAATGAGCAGGCCTGAGATCGGCTTTTTTGTCATATTGTCGTGGCCCCACAGCGCAATGACACCCTCGTTCGATATGGCGACCGGCGTGCCCATCGTGTATCTCGCCAGGGTCTTCGGAGCAAGCCTGTCGTTTATCTCGAAGGGGGTCTGATCCCTCCGAGGGTCCGGCCAGATCAGCACCGTGTCTGGGTTCAGCTTTTCCGCCACGAGCATCCCAGTTTCATTCATCTGCATTCCACGGATAACACCACCTGCGAAGAGGCGTGTTTTCGTGCTGAGGATCTTGGTACCAATGTCCGGATCCCAATAGTAGTAAATCGCATTCATGTTGGGAGTGCGCCCTGTCCCTGCCACCGCGCGGCTCGTGCTAAACGACGTCTGATTCCGGCGATTATCTACTATATCGTTCAAGATGGGAATGTGCTCACCCTTCCGGGTGACGATGAACATGCCTGAGACATACCCATCTTCGGCGTAACGCCATAGGCTGTCGCCTCGGTTGTTGATCCGCACGGGTAGATACCTCTGATAGGGAAAGATCGTACGGCTTCCATCTATACCAAATACGCCGGGAATAGGCTGACCATCAGCGGTGTATGCGTATCCGACCATCTGTCCCTTGGTGTTGATGTCGCGAATCGTGGCGCCTTGGAACGTGGCCATTCTCCAGGCGAAACCGGTTCGGTTCGAGATTGAACCGAGTTGGGGAATGGCCAGTGTTGTGCCGGCCGCCCTGCTCGCCCATCGAATGATCCCAGTGTCGGTGACCTGAGCAGGTGAACCGGTGAATTTGCCGACAATTCGACCAGATTTCAGGACGGTACCGTCGCTGGTAGTGATCCACTGTCCATTTGGGCTCATGTGGGTGATCAAGCCGTTGGTACCGGTAAAGGGAATGAAATCATAGCGCGGGAGTGCGCCCCGATCGGCGGCGTGACAGGATACCTGGCAGGCGGCGATGATTGCCAACAGGATGGCTGGGCGTGATAACCATTTCATTGAAGTACTCTCCTCACCGAGTCGTCCCATGTTCAAATGTTGGGTTGCGGGACGCATCACGGACATAGACTGGCAAGCGAACGAGGCCGTTCCATTGACGGTGTTGTCGTGCGGCCGTCCGTGTTACCGCAACCCGTGGAGTTTAGCACTCTCGATTGGCCCCGGAACGGCCTAATCTAAGTGTGCGATTTCACACCCGGGGGTGCGGTATGCGGGGCTTGGGAAAGATGGCGTTGGTGAGCGTGATTCTGCCCGTGGCGGGCGGGATCGCCGCGTTGTCCCCCCGCGTTCACGTTGTCCCGTTCTCCACTTCCCGATTTGTGCTCCGCATCCACAGGGCAGCCACGCCCACCGGTGAGACGTTCGAGAAATACGTCTCAACCGTCCGGCCAAGGGCAGCGTTCAACGGCACATATTACGGCGAAGACGGCCAGCCCCTCGGCATCCTCCGCAGCGAGGGGAAATGGGTGTTCCGGGGCGGGCGCATGCAGACCGTATTCGCCGTGGACCGGAGTGGCCGCCCGCTGCTGCTATCCCGCGACGCCGTCCGCAAGGATCCGTCCCGGTACCCCTTCGCCATCGCGGCCGGCCCTCGACTCCTCAAAGATGGGGCCAACTGCGTTAACCCCGAATCCGAAGGATTCCGCGCGGCCGCGCGCAAGATACGGGCGAGCCGCGTGGCGCTGGGTGTCCGCAGAGATGGGATGGCGTTGGTGATCGTGGATGAGGACGCTGTCACGCTGAACGAATTCGCCGCCGTCTGCCGGAAGGCCGGCGCGGTGGATGCCGTGAACCTCGACGGCGGAGGCGCAACGGCCCTGTACCATCGCGGCAAGACAGTCGTCTCGCCGATGATCCCCATGGCGGACATCGTGACGATCTCGGACAAGTAGGCAGGAGTCAGGACCCAGGGGCGCGTGGGTTGTCATTCTGAACGAAGTGAAGAATCTCAACGTGACGTCGAGATGCTTCGCTTCGCTCAATATGACCATCGGGACTCTCACATCCGTCTCTCGGTAGGTTTGCTCCGGTCGGCGATGCCCCGTCATAGTGAAATCGACAATGCAAACGCAAGCGCACACTCGCCGCGGGAAGGGCCATCGCACGGCCTGGCTGGCGCTTCTCTGTCTCGCCCCGGCGACCACGCTGCTCGCCGTTGTGTTCGTCTACCCCATCCTCTCAACCCTCCTGGACTCCGTTTCGCATGTTTCCGCGCTCGCCGGCCGTACACACATTGGGACCACGGACAATTGGCGGGCGATCTTCGCGGACGCCGTCTTCGTGCGGGGCGTGCTGCCACGGACGATTTTCTGGACGGTTGGCGTAGTGACGCTCACCCTGGCCCTCTCTTTGCCCGCCGCGCTGCTGCTGCACGCTCCGTTCCGGGGCCGGAAATGGGCGCGCACCGCGATGCTGCTGCCTTGGGCCGTACCGCTTCCCATCGCCGCCATCGTGTGGCGTTTCATCCTGGACGGCCAGATCGGGACGCTGAACGCCCTCCTTGCCAAAGCAGGAATTCAAGGCCCGGTATGGCTGGCCCAGGCGGGAACGGCGTTTCCCATGGTGGTCTGGGTCGGAGTGTGGGCGAGCATACCGTTCACGGTGGTGACGCTTCTCGCGGGGCTGCAGGGTATCGGCTCCGATGTGATTGAGGCGGGCGCGTTGGACGGCGCTGTCGGCTGGAGCCGGTTCCGGTTCATTACCCTGCCGTTGCTGCGCCCGGTATTGAACGTGGCGGTGGTCCTGAATACGGTTTACGTGTTCAACTCGTTCCCGATCATCTGGGTGCTGACCCAGGGCGGTCCGGCGGGGAGCACGGATACGCTGATCACATACCTCTACAAGACGGCATTCCGGTTCAGCAGGCCGGGGCCGGCGCAGGCGATGGGAGTCGTCTCGTTCTGTGTTCTGCTGGTTTTCAGTCTGGTCTATTTGCGGGTGACGGAAGGAAATCGTGAGACATGAGTGGTGCTAACCGATTTGCGTGGATTGTAACGGCGGTCGCCGGGCTTTGCCTGATTGGCAATCCGGCCCTGGCGGCAAAGCAGATCATGCTGACCCTGCAGACAGCGCATATCCGCGCTTCGGTCCGCGTTAAGCCGGGCGTATACACGCTGGCCGATGCGGGCAAGGGCGCCGTGCAGATCGAGGCCGACGGCGTGACGGTCGATTTCCAGGGCGCAACGCTTCAGTCTCCCGCCACCCCCGGAGGGCGGCAGGAGATGTACGAGGGCGTCGGGATATCGGTGAACGGGCACAGGAACGTGACGATCCGTAACGCGGTGGTCCACGGCTACCAGTACAACGTCAAGGCGCTGAAATGCTCGGGCCTGAAGCTGCTGGACTGCGCGCTCGGGTGGTCGCGGTCGCAGAAGGTGATGGACGGCGGAAGCGTGAACTACATCTGGCTCGTCATCCGCGATCTGAACGCGTGGAAGAGCTACGGCGCGGGCGCCTGGCTGGAGGACTGCACCGGCTCGACCGTGGAGGGGATGCGGGCCAATCAGTGCCAGAACGGCCTGATGCTCGTCAACTCGAACCGCAATCGCGTCATCGGGTGCGACTTCTCCTATGAATCCGGCTGGGGGCTGGCGATGTGGAACTCCAGCGACAACCTCATCTGCTGGAACCAGGCGGACTTTGTGAACCGGCCGTGGGGCGGCGGCTGGGGAGGCGACTCCTCCGGCTTTGTTCTATGCTCCGGCAGCAACCGGAACGTGATCGCGTACAACTCCTTCACGCACGGCGGCGACGGCTACTTCCTGGCGACCCGGGACGGCGGGTTCAACGCACAGGGCAAATGGTTCACCCAGGGATCGTGCGACAACAACGTGGTGGCGTATAATGACGGCTCGTGGTCGCCCCACAACGCGTTTGAGAGCACGCTCGCTTCCGGCAACAAATATTACCATAACTGGGCAAACGAGTCGGACTACGGCTTCTGGCTGGGTTATTCGGTAAACAACGTTATTCGCGACAACCAGATCGTGGGAAGCCGTAACGACGGCATCGCGACCGAGCACGGCGCGGACAACTGGTACGTGAACAACGTCATCGAGCGGACCGGCGGCGCGGCGATCCACCTGTGGGGCGGCGGCGGCGAGCGCTACGCGCAAACGCCTTCCACGCGGAACCACATCATCGGCAACACGATCACGAAGGCGAGGAGCGCGTTCGACCTGACAAATTCACCGGGCAACTCCGCGTCAGGGAACGTCGTTCGCACGGCGCCGATTCCGGCAGGGTTCAAGCTCCCCTCGGGACCGAACGCGCCGGCCGACTACCGGATCGCACGGATGCTGGAGATAATGGCTGTGAAGCCAAAGGGATTCGCACTGTACCGGGACACAAATGGCCCAAAGGGCTGGGATTGGCTGGCGGCGACGGAGTACGGGATGCGGGACTACCGCGGAATGGCCGTTCCGTGGATGATGCAGGATGCAAAGACGCTGCGTCTTCTCGTCAGCCCGAAACTGGTCAAGAAGATCGCATTGCCGGACTGGATGACTATGAAGCCGGGGATGGCGCCGAACGAGCGGTTCGCCACCATCAAGGTGGGAGTGCGCGCGACCGGCGAGTACCGTCCGTTCAAGATCCAGGTCACCGGAAAGCGCGGCGAGCGGCAGACGATACAGGGGAAACTGCTGGACGCGGACTGGCAGGTCAAATGGTTCAAGTGGTTCCGGAACGACCCGGACGCCTACACGGATACCGCTGCGTGGGAAGCGCTGTTCGCCGGGAAGCCTCTCAAGGAAGAAGTCCTGCCGGCATTGCCCAACATCCCAGGCTACGGCTCACCCGGCCCCGGACTCCCGTCCGCGTACTTTGCACTCGTGGCGACCACGCATATAAAGTTCGAGGCCGGGAAGTACCGGTTCGACACGTTGTCCGACGACGGCATCCGCGTGCTGGTTGATGGCAAGCCGGTGGTGGACAACTGGACGCACCACGGCGGGATGAATGACTCGGGCACCGTCGCGCTTTCTGCGGGAGTACATTCGATTGAGGTGAGATACTGCCAGGAAAACGGAGCGTCGGCGCTGAGCGTGAATTGGCGGCGCAGCGACGGGTCGTAAGGGACTGGCAGGGATGGCCAGCGGAATTTGCCATTGAGCATCGGCCAATTCACATTTGACATTGTGCGAGTGGGGGCAGGCCTGAGTGATGGTACGGAGGATTACCAATGACGCCGAATGATCTTTCCGAAAGGCTTATGGGTTTCGCAGCGGACGTTGGGCTTCTTTGTGAGAAGATTCCGGACACGCGACTAGGCCGGCATATCGCCGGCCAGATCGTACGAAGTGCGACCTCGCCGGCGCCCAACTATGAGGAAGCTCGGGCTGCCGAGAGTCGAGGCGACTTCATTCACAAGATGAGCATCTCTCTGAAGGAGCTCAGGGAGTCCCGTTGTTGGTTGAGAATGCTTGACCGGGCCCAACTCGTGCCTCTGGAACTCCTCCGTCCCTCGCTCGACGAGTGCGATCAGCTCTGCAATATTCTCGGCCAATCGATCAACACCGCCCGCGAAAATGACAGGCGTCGAGAGAAGGGGGCTGCTCCCGCCAATGTCAAATGTCAAATGGATGATGACTGATGGCAAATGCCCGTCTCATCCGCCCTCTCGCTCTCGCCGCCTACCTCGCCCTCGCTCTGGCTCCTTTCCTCGTCATGCTTCTCACCGCCTTGAAGCCGGACGGCGAGGTTGCCACTCATCCTCTCCTTCCAAACCACTGGATGTGGAGCAACCTCATTTCTGCGTGGAACGGACCGCTGTCCGGATACTTCCGCAACAGCCTGATTCTGGCGACGGAAAGCACGCTGCTGAACCTCTCTCTCGCCTTGCCGGCGGCCTATGCGTTGGCGCGCCTTCCGGTGCCCGGCGCGCGGCTGTGGCGGCACGCGCTGCTGGCGACCCAGATGTTCTCGCCCATCGTGGTCGTGGTCTCGCTCTACCGCCTGGCGGCGACCGTGGGGCTGACGGACAAGCTGGGCGCGCTGGTCCTGGTCAACGCGGCCTATTCGCTGGCGTTCGCGGTCTGGCTGCTAACCGCGTATCTGGCGGCTGTCCCCGAGGAGATGGAAGAGGCCGCGAGGATCGACGGGTGTTCCCGCATGGGCGCGTTCTGGCGCGTGATTCTGCCCGTGGCGGGACCCGGAGTGGTGACGACGGTCGTGTTCGTCTTCATCGCCGCCTGGAACGAGTTCGTGGTGGCGTTCACGTTCCTCTCCTCACCCCAGAACAAGCCGCTGACGGTCGGTATCTACGATTTCGCCAGCGCCTACGCCCCACAGTGGCCGCTGCTGATGGCGGCCTCGCTCTGGGCCATCCTCCCGGTAGTGCTGCTGTTCGCGGCCATCGAAGGTCGGTTGGCGGAGGGCCTGACGGCCGGCGCGGTGAAGTGATGCCTGGGAATTGAGGGCAGAGGGGAAAGAGCCGCGGGTTCAGCCACTCTCCTGTAACTTGCCCGGGCATCTTCGTGTTTCCCGCTCGGAACACCTCACTGAAAGGAGACACGAAAAATGCCGTCAACAGAAGATCTGATTGCCGCGATTCACCTGGGGGACACCGAGACCGTGGAGTCTCTGCTGCTCATTGATCCGACTCTCGCCGAGTCGCGGAACGGGCTGTCGCCCATCCTGGCGGCCTTGTACGACCGGCAGGATGACATCCTCGAGATGCTTCTGAATGAACTGCCGCTGCTCACCGTATCCGAGGCGGCCGCGCTGGGGCAGGTCGACGCGCTGAAGGCGCTGCTGCAGGGGCACGCCGCCGACGCAAACCTCCTCTCCGGTGACGGATGGACGCCGCTACACCTGGCGTGCTTCTTCAATGAACCTCTTGTCGTAGAAGTGCTCCTCGAGATGGGCGCGGACACCGAAATCGTATCCGCCAACCCCACCGCCGTCACGCCGCTTCAGAGTGCGCTGGCTGCGGGGGCGGAAGGGATCGCGCGGAACCTCATCGAACACGGCGCGAATATCCACCTTTCCGGCTGGTCGCCCCTGCACTACGCGGCCGCCAACAACCTGCCGGATACCGCGGAATATCTCATTGCCCGAGGGGCGGACATCAACGCCCTCAATCCGGACAACGAAACCCCGCTCGCGCTGGCTCAGCGTTCCGGCAACTTGGAAACGGCCGCAATTCTTTCCATGCACGGCGCGCGGGCGTGATCATTCGCGTTCCGTCAACTGTCCTGTTAACCTCGTCGACCCGTTCGCCGACATGGGATTCAAAGCCCTCCGGGCGCCCAACAAATAAGCGGGGAGACATAATAAGCACAGTATAAGGACAGAAAGTTTGACCGGTGGGCTCATGGTGATATTATCATGGTGGTAGACGCTGTCCGGAATCTCGCGGCCAACCGCGAACAACCTGTAGACCGAGATGGAACGACCAACGTCACCAGAGCCACCGTCGGGCGATGCTTATGCGCCCCTCTCCTTCAGCCTGAATCAGGCTGCAGCGCTCTGTGGCGTGTCTGCCCACGAACTCTGGGAGTGGACAACGTGCGGCTATGTGCGCACGACCGGGATGGCCGAAGGCGGACGGTATGACCGCGAGTCCCTTCGACAGATCCTGGCGTTGCGGGAGGCGGTCCGCTCCGAGCATAACCCTGCTCCGCCATCCGAATCCGGCGCCGATGACCGGAACGGCTTTGACGGGGATTCGACCAGGGCATGCGAATTCTCCCTTCCAGTCTCAGCTATGGACGACACGCATCTAACGATTCAAACAGATCTTTACTTCGCTCTGAACGCGGGCGCGGCAGCCGGCGCGGAGGATCTGGCCGACCATTTTGAAGTGGATATGGAGCAAATGAGCTGTGTTCTGGACCGGATGGTTCAGAGCCGTCAACTGGTGCGGATTCGCCAGGGCTCCGTGATCGTCTTCCGCTCCGCCCGCACTCAACTTCACGGTCCCAGCGTTCGGGAACAACGCATCCACGCGACGCGCCGGCCCCGCGTGCCCACCCGTCCCGTCTGAGCCCCCACCCGGGGATTCAGGGTTCGGGATTCCACCGTGCCACCCCCTTCGCTGCGTCCGCCTCCCTCCGTCGCCAAATTGCGCCGGAACGCGAGGGGGCGTTCAGTCGTTCTAATGTAGTGGATGCTATTCGCGATCTCGATAGCGAAGGCTCACGGTCCCAGTGCACCCGCCCCAACGGGTAGAAAGGATTCCAACCTATGCGACAGATTACAGCACTTGTTGTGCTTCTAGGAATGACCGCCGGCGCGTTCGCCGCCCCGAAGATGCCCGCCAAGGGCACCAAGATGACGGCGGCCCAGTGCTCGGCGGCTTGCACGCAGCACATGAAGGCCAAGGGCATGAAGGGTTCATGCTCAATCGCGGCCTGCAAGAGCGGCGCCTGCCCGATGATGGGCAAGATGGGCAAGACCGCGCCGAAGGCGCACCCCAAGGCCAAGAAGTAACAACGGCTTCGGAAATACAGATTCAACGGGGAGGCAGCCATCACCGGCAGCCTTCCCGTTGTCCTGTGTGGACCGGGATTGAGGGTTTGTAGTTCGGGGCGGGGGAGAGACGGCCGGATGTCGAAGATAGGCCCTGGGGGCAAATACGAAGAAGGCCGCCTGTCATGGCGGCTACGGTCTTCGCCCGGTCGTGTGCCTGGTCCCTGGCTCCTGACACACGACCGGGGAAGTCATCCCACGCGGCAATAACCGCTATGAGAGCGGCGGTTGATCTTAGGCGCTCTTTGCGTGCCGGCTCAGCCAACATCCCACTGGGCCTGGTCTATTGATGGATCCGGCACAAGCGCTTCGATTTCCCGTCGGGAGTGCCTTTCGGCGCCCAAACTGAAGAATGGCAAGAACCGCGCCACAAGCGGACGGACGGTAAAAAAGATTGCATCCGTGCTGAACCATTGGACCCATGGCGGGTTAGTTCCGATAGATGATGCCGCTTCCACCGCTGGTTGTATGCCGGTTGGGTCAAAAAACGTCAGTTGGCGCCGGGATTTGACACGGCGAGCCATGCGTGGTAGACTGGCATTGGGACTGTAAGGTCCAGGATTTTTATGTTTGCACGGTGCGTGCGTTCGGCGAAGTGATCGCCGTACTTCTGTCATACACCTGGTCATAGGCTGTGTTGGGCGCTGAGATGGGCTGCAAACCCGTCCCGCCCGCGACAGACTGAGGAGTCTGCCCTAACCGGCCAACTGAAACTTGACATACCTCGCCGTTGGGGAAAACCAGCGCAGCGAGATAGATAGCGTCCCGATCGGGACGCACTCGGGCCTTTCGGCCCGCAAGCCAGGAGTTCCAGAAACCGGAACGCGCGCCCCGCGCCTGAAAGAGGCAAAGGGTTGCAGAAAGAAATTTTCGTAAACGTCGACCTGCGCGAGACTCGCGTGGCGGTCGTCGAAAGCGGACAACTGGTTGAACTCCACATCGAGCGCGAAGAGCGCGTGGTGGGGAGCATTTACAAAGCGAAGGTCAGCAACGTG is from Armatimonadota bacterium and encodes:
- a CDS encoding aldose 1-epimerase family protein; this translates as MANLLGRAFTRREIEQRVGCMDQLAFIRPMALTDGRGHGVRGFQVSTGGGLEFNVLADRCLDILDFRHNGRSLCWHSGVGPVSPAYYEAEGDNFLRSFFGGMLTTGGLTNAGSACEDEGRAYPLHGRIANTPAERVRWSAGWEGDEYVLRIAGEVRETRVFGPRLVLKRQIRTVLGSSSVTIEDTVENEGFSEEPFLLLYHVNAGFPVLDEGSEVRIDSRVTPLGEFAASGLDAWTRAIAPVHNIAEQCYVHDVVPDAEGMAQAELWNERIGLGFRVRYRKAELPHLWQWKMMAERDYVMGLEPVNCGPGGRAAARAANQVGILPPRGSITHRVVLEAFEG
- a CDS encoding phosphodiester glycosidase family protein — encoded protein: MRGLGKMALVSVILPVAGGIAALSPRVHVVPFSTSRFVLRIHRAATPTGETFEKYVSTVRPRAAFNGTYYGEDGQPLGILRSEGKWVFRGGRMQTVFAVDRSGRPLLLSRDAVRKDPSRYPFAIAAGPRLLKDGANCVNPESEGFRAAARKIRASRVALGVRRDGMALVIVDEDAVTLNEFAAVCRKAGAVDAVNLDGGGATALYHRGKTVVSPMIPMADIVTISDK
- a CDS encoding sugar ABC transporter permease — its product is MQTQAHTRRGKGHRTAWLALLCLAPATTLLAVVFVYPILSTLLDSVSHVSALAGRTHIGTTDNWRAIFADAVFVRGVLPRTIFWTVGVVTLTLALSLPAALLLHAPFRGRKWARTAMLLPWAVPLPIAAIVWRFILDGQIGTLNALLAKAGIQGPVWLAQAGTAFPMVVWVGVWASIPFTVVTLLAGLQGIGSDVIEAGALDGAVGWSRFRFITLPLLRPVLNVAVVLNTVYVFNSFPIIWVLTQGGPAGSTDTLITYLYKTAFRFSRPGPAQAMGVVSFCVLLVFSLVYLRVTEGNRET
- a CDS encoding NosD domain-containing protein, encoding MSGANRFAWIVTAVAGLCLIGNPALAAKQIMLTLQTAHIRASVRVKPGVYTLADAGKGAVQIEADGVTVDFQGATLQSPATPGGRQEMYEGVGISVNGHRNVTIRNAVVHGYQYNVKALKCSGLKLLDCALGWSRSQKVMDGGSVNYIWLVIRDLNAWKSYGAGAWLEDCTGSTVEGMRANQCQNGLMLVNSNRNRVIGCDFSYESGWGLAMWNSSDNLICWNQADFVNRPWGGGWGGDSSGFVLCSGSNRNVIAYNSFTHGGDGYFLATRDGGFNAQGKWFTQGSCDNNVVAYNDGSWSPHNAFESTLASGNKYYHNWANESDYGFWLGYSVNNVIRDNQIVGSRNDGIATEHGADNWYVNNVIERTGGAAIHLWGGGGERYAQTPSTRNHIIGNTITKARSAFDLTNSPGNSASGNVVRTAPIPAGFKLPSGPNAPADYRIARMLEIMAVKPKGFALYRDTNGPKGWDWLAATEYGMRDYRGMAVPWMMQDAKTLRLLVSPKLVKKIALPDWMTMKPGMAPNERFATIKVGVRATGEYRPFKIQVTGKRGERQTIQGKLLDADWQVKWFKWFRNDPDAYTDTAAWEALFAGKPLKEEVLPALPNIPGYGSPGPGLPSAYFALVATTHIKFEAGKYRFDTLSDDGIRVLVDGKPVVDNWTHHGGMNDSGTVALSAGVHSIEVRYCQENGASALSVNWRRSDGS
- a CDS encoding four helix bundle protein, which translates into the protein MTPNDLSERLMGFAADVGLLCEKIPDTRLGRHIAGQIVRSATSPAPNYEEARAAESRGDFIHKMSISLKELRESRCWLRMLDRAQLVPLELLRPSLDECDQLCNILGQSINTARENDRRREKGAAPANVKCQMDDD
- a CDS encoding carbohydrate ABC transporter permease, which produces MANARLIRPLALAAYLALALAPFLVMLLTALKPDGEVATHPLLPNHWMWSNLISAWNGPLSGYFRNSLILATESTLLNLSLALPAAYALARLPVPGARLWRHALLATQMFSPIVVVVSLYRLAATVGLTDKLGALVLVNAAYSLAFAVWLLTAYLAAVPEEMEEAARIDGCSRMGAFWRVILPVAGPGVVTTVVFVFIAAWNEFVVAFTFLSSPQNKPLTVGIYDFASAYAPQWPLLMAASLWAILPVVLLFAAIEGRLAEGLTAGAVK
- a CDS encoding ankyrin repeat domain-containing protein, translated to MPSTEDLIAAIHLGDTETVESLLLIDPTLAESRNGLSPILAALYDRQDDILEMLLNELPLLTVSEAAALGQVDALKALLQGHAADANLLSGDGWTPLHLACFFNEPLVVEVLLEMGADTEIVSANPTAVTPLQSALAAGAEGIARNLIEHGANIHLSGWSPLHYAAANNLPDTAEYLIARGADINALNPDNETPLALAQRSGNLETAAILSMHGARA